One genomic region from Carcharodon carcharias isolate sCarCar2 chromosome 12, sCarCar2.pri, whole genome shotgun sequence encodes:
- the evx2 gene encoding homeobox even-skipped homolog protein 2 produces MERIRKEIILMERGLHSPAGKKVSNLSDSAGNAVEEALENSHHSGRLSPRPTSASLHNTVGDTPTNGKFEIDNLFHHQHSSDSTSSSEISSSETRKKFSLYSELASREKEADMNSDVDVGCSTLRSPAGVSTTQLKENGNKVYSDNGNSTNTSSNGSNITNLNGNSSSIGNSGSGPDQVRRYRTAFTREQIGRLEKEFYRENYVSRPRRCELAAALNLPETTIKVWFQNRRMKDKRQRLAMSWPHPADPSFYTYMMTHAAATGSLPYPFHSHVPLHYYPHVGVTAAAAAAAATGATPFPTSIRPLDTFRALSHPYSRPELLCSFRHPGLYQSPHGINSSAATAAAAAAAAAAASTPAGAAPCSCLSCHSNQSGALGPRSASSDFTCTATAQRSESSFLPYSAAVLSKSAAVSPPDQREESSLTR; encoded by the exons ATGGAAAGGATAAGAAAAGAAATAATTCTGATGGAACGGGGGCTGCATAGTCCTGCTGGCAAAAAGGTTTCGAATTTGTCAGACTCAGCTGGAAATGCGGTGGAGGAGGCCCTTGAAAATTCTCATCACAGTGGTCGGCTCAGCCCCAGACCAACTTCCGCCTCCCTCCACAACACTGTTGGGGACACCCCAACAAACGGCAAATTTGAGATAGACAATTTATTCCATCATCAACATTCGAGCGACAGCACGTCCTCGTCTGAAATTTCCTCTTCGGAAACCAGGAAAAAATTCTCCCTTTACTCAGAACTTGCTAGTCGGGAGAAAGAAGCAGATATGAACAGTGATGTTGATGTGGGTTGTtcgacactccgctctccagccgGCGTCAGTACAACGCAGCTGAAAGAAAATGGTAACAAAG TGTATTCTGACAATGGCAATTCAACTAATACTTCGTCGAATGGGTCCAATATTACGAATCTGAACGGCAACTCCAGTTCAATAGGCAACTCGGGTTCTGGTCCTGACCAGGTGAGACGTTATCGAACAGCGTTCACCCGAGAACAAATCGGTAGGCTGGAGAAGGAGTTTTACAGAGAAAACTATGTATCCAGACCCAGGCGATGTGAACTGGCGGCCGCTTTAAACCTACCCGAAACTACTATCAAG GTTTGGTTTCAGAACCGGCGGATGAAAGATAAAAGGCAGCGACTAGCCATGTCATGGCCCCACCCGGCTGACCCAAGTTTTTACACCTACATGATGACCCACGCAGCGGCCACTGGAAGCTTGCCTTACCCTTTCCACTCTCACGTTCCCCTGCACTACTACCCCCACGTTGGCGTCACAGCTGCTGCAGCAGCCGCTGCCGCCACAGGTGCCACGCCCTTCCCCACCTCCATCCGCCCGCTCGACACCTTCcgcgcactctcccacccctacTCGCGGCCCGAGCTGCTCTGTAGCTTCCGCCACCCGGGCCTCTACCAGTCCCCCCACGGGATCAACAGCAGCGCGGCCACGGCGGCGGCCGCAGCCGCGGCAGCTGCGGCCGCCTCGACGCCAGCCGGCGCCGCTCCCTGCTCCTGCCTCAGTTGCCACAGCAACCAAAGCGGTGCGCTGGGGCCCAGGAGCGCGAGCTCCGACTTCACGTGCACCGCGACTGCGCAGAGGTCGGAGAGCAGCTTTCTTCCGTACTCAGCCGCAGTGCTCAGCAAATCAGCGGCGGTGTCACCGCCTGACCAGCGGGAGGAGTCCTCCCTTACCAGATAA
- the LOC121284755 gene encoding homeobox protein Hox-A4-like, with amino-acid sequence MDSTSLQYKLTLETSSEQTGILQDEVRPMEMVPALSTNFGISSALAPSPLKTTSSGKCLGLFSEDNSTCGSLGSSDQEIVAVSPEAGQFLTNQLRNDSHISSFTSYRHNLCTRGEYPTNSPIYQHWPLEYPRAAPVQTHTDPSNQSMPAFSHSQYCGAPFSGGAFNTAMAGVPRHLALGFTSQWSASQNPTHRQRKKRIPYSKQQIAELEMAFENNRFLTPEVRLNISFKLGLTERQVKIWFQNQRQKEKKLHRIQQSVKPDCPGL; translated from the exons ATGGATTCGACTTCCCTGCAGTACAAACTCACGTTAGAGACATCTAGCGAACAAACAGGAATATTGCAAGATGAAGTGCGGCCTATGGAAATGGTACCTGCACTTTCCACTAACTTTGGAATATCTTCTGCTCTGGCCCCATCGCCTTTGAAAACGACTTCGAGTGGAAAATGCCTCGGTTTGTTCTCCGAAGACAATTCGACTTGTGGATCGCTAGGAAGCTCAGATCAGGAGATAGTTGCTGTGTCACCTGAGGCAGGACAATTCCTTACAAACCAGCTTCGAAATGACAGTCATATATCTTCGTTTACTAGCTACCGGCACAACCTGTGCACCAGAGGTGAATACCCTACAAACTCCCCAATTTATCAACATTGGCCTTTAGAATATCCCCGGGCTGCACCTGTCCAGACCCACACAGACCCCAGCAATCAGAGCATGCCTGCCTTTAGCCATTCTCAGTACTGCGGAGCACCGTTTTCAGGAGGAGCATTCAATACCGCAATGGCCGGTGTCCCAAGGCATTTAG CTTTGGGGTTTACATCGCAGTGGTCAGCGTCTCAAAATCCGACACACAGGCAAAGGAAAAAACGAATCCCTTACAGCAAACAGCAAATCGCTGAACTGGAAATGGCTTTTGAAAACAATCGATTCCTCACTCCTGAAGTCCGCTTAAACATTTCGTTCAAGTTAGGTTTAACAGAAAGGCAG GTGAAAATATGGTTCCAAAACCAGCGACAGAAAGAGAAAAAACTTCACCGTATACAACAATCGGTAAAGCCAGACTGCCCCGGACTGTGA